A portion of the Paenibacillus sp. PvR098 genome contains these proteins:
- a CDS encoding stalk domain-containing protein, with protein sequence MKVPRLLTLMLSLSLFGTAGVYASSMWGEFEGYVKAKVMINNAERPFKDGETPAFLIKGSTVLPVRALSDSLQALVKWDDASKTVSIYKPNVHMFVAKKVDNDYSITQPFGGVEKGDRLDFAVFAQVDSLTIPIHSFKMSIVSPGGKEVGVHEKVVGGQRESFWYPWPFNISFDESGKYVVKFSIKESETSSYTVVSEKLIVSK encoded by the coding sequence ATGAAGGTGCCGCGATTACTGACGCTGATGCTGTCGCTTTCCCTGTTCGGGACGGCAGGGGTCTACGCCAGTTCCATGTGGGGCGAATTTGAAGGTTATGTTAAGGCAAAAGTGATGATTAACAATGCGGAAAGGCCGTTCAAAGACGGTGAGACCCCCGCTTTTTTGATTAAAGGAAGCACCGTGCTTCCCGTTCGTGCCTTATCCGATTCCTTGCAAGCTCTAGTCAAATGGGATGACGCCTCGAAGACGGTGTCCATCTACAAGCCAAACGTACATATGTTTGTAGCCAAGAAGGTCGATAACGATTATTCCATCACACAGCCGTTTGGTGGAGTCGAGAAGGGCGACCGACTGGATTTTGCGGTATTTGCTCAAGTGGATAGCCTGACCATACCGATTCACTCCTTTAAAATGTCTATCGTATCGCCAGGTGGCAAAGAGGTAGGGGTTCATGAGAAGGTCGTCGGCGGGCAAAGAGAAAGCTTCTGGTATCCGTGGCCGTTCAACATATCGTTTGATGAATCCGGCAAATATGTTGTGAAGTTTTCCATTAAGGAGAGCGAAACGAGCAGCTATACCGTAGTATCCGAGAAGTTGATCGTCTCCAAATAA
- a CDS encoding DUF1292 domain-containing protein produces the protein MSEHIHDASCDHDHEDDIFIVTDQDGVEHEMVMVYTFEASDRAYAVLLDRNDVESDGVIFRIEEEDGEAFLTSIEDEEEWDRVVQIYNEIVEEQQEQQS, from the coding sequence ATGAGCGAGCACATTCATGATGCTTCCTGCGACCATGATCATGAGGATGATATTTTTATAGTAACCGATCAAGACGGCGTTGAGCATGAGATGGTTATGGTTTATACCTTTGAGGCGAGCGACCGGGCGTATGCGGTGCTTCTGGACCGCAACGACGTGGAGTCTGATGGTGTAATTTTCCGGATTGAAGAAGAAGACGGTGAAGCCTTTCTCACTAGTATCGAGGATGAGGAAGAGTGGGATCGCGTTGTTCAGATTTATAACGAGATCGTGGAAGAACAACAAGAGCAGCAGTCATGA
- a CDS encoding DUF1885 family protein, giving the protein MAQSAYIKFVEGSAVSSLTLDELKNQLMHYQDQLALTGRQLEWEYDDAGFPYTLETKAEAEGQWFYLKGKNPLYKYIVMGVGSETQTDTERHYVQVVLPDDCTHGDKAKGNEYCKYLAKLWKAELHLFNGRIMYFNPRK; this is encoded by the coding sequence ATGGCGCAAAGCGCTTATATTAAGTTCGTAGAAGGGTCCGCCGTTTCCTCGTTAACGCTGGATGAATTGAAGAACCAGCTCATGCATTACCAGGATCAGCTGGCACTCACAGGCCGGCAGCTCGAATGGGAGTACGATGATGCCGGCTTCCCGTACACGCTGGAAACAAAGGCCGAAGCCGAGGGCCAGTGGTTTTATTTAAAAGGAAAAAATCCGCTCTACAAATATATCGTCATGGGTGTCGGCTCCGAGACGCAAACAGATACAGAGCGCCATTACGTACAGGTCGTATTACCTGACGACTGTACGCATGGAGACAAAGCGAAGGGTAATGAGTATTGCAAATATTTAGCCAAGCTGTGGAAAGCCGAGCTTCATTTGTTCAACGGACGCATTATGTACTTCAATCCCCGGAAGTAG
- a CDS encoding HAD family hydrolase encodes MIDSQFFSNYLLVTDMDGTLLSSGKDISPDNLAAIERFTAHGGRFTLATGRIASSVRRYANRLPVNAPVILSNGAVIYDYACEETLWVRTLPASSRRVLERVMERFPELGVEIYAKDGTAPYTLRDNETTERHRRIEGFPLQAIRISDELSEPWIKILFAWEPSRLDDVAMAVNELTEDAEVVWVRSDDKYLEMLSQGATKGHALEELSVHVDIPIERCVAMGDHLNDLEMIRRAGIGIAVANAHPELLQAAVRSCKHHNEHAVADVIGWLEEQIKQGSL; translated from the coding sequence ATGATCGACAGCCAATTCTTCAGCAATTATTTGCTGGTAACAGATATGGACGGGACGCTGCTGAGCAGCGGCAAGGACATTAGCCCTGACAATCTTGCCGCCATAGAGCGGTTTACAGCGCATGGAGGAAGGTTCACTTTGGCGACAGGTCGCATAGCGTCTTCCGTCAGGCGTTATGCGAATCGGCTGCCAGTGAATGCTCCGGTCATTTTAAGCAACGGAGCCGTCATATACGATTACGCTTGTGAGGAGACCCTATGGGTAAGGACGCTGCCTGCATCCAGCAGGAGAGTGCTGGAGAGGGTCATGGAACGGTTTCCAGAGCTGGGCGTTGAAATCTATGCGAAGGACGGGACTGCTCCTTATACCCTGAGGGACAATGAAACTACAGAGCGGCATCGGCGTATTGAGGGGTTTCCGCTGCAGGCGATTAGAATTTCCGATGAGCTGTCAGAGCCCTGGATCAAAATATTGTTCGCTTGGGAGCCGAGTCGGCTGGATGACGTCGCCATGGCCGTAAATGAACTTACGGAGGATGCGGAGGTGGTCTGGGTTCGATCGGACGATAAATATTTGGAGATGCTCTCGCAAGGGGCGACCAAAGGCCACGCGCTGGAGGAGCTAAGCGTGCACGTTGACATTCCGATCGAGCGCTGCGTGGCCATGGGAGATCATCTGAACGATCTGGAGATGATCCGCAGGGCAGGGATCGGCATCGCCGTTGCCAACGCCCACCCGGAGCTGCTGCAGGCTGCTGTCCGTTCCTGCAAGCACCATAACGAGCATGCGGTGGCCGACGTCATTGGTTGGCTTGAGGAACAGATTAAGCAAGGAAGCCTATAA
- a CDS encoding aminotransferase class I/II-fold pyridoxal phosphate-dependent enzyme — protein MDQTKTPLFTALKEHAGRNPVQFHIPGHKKGVGMDPEFREFIGDNALSIDLINIAPLDDLHQPTGVIEESQKLAAEAFGADHTFFSVQGTSGAIMTMILTVCSQGDKIIVPRNVHKSVMSAIIFAGAKPVFLKPVRDDSLGIDHGVSTKSVRRALEIHPDAKAVLVINPTYYGVCANLKEIVDIVHSYNIPVLVDEAHGVLIHFNDKLPMSAMQAGADMAATSVHKLGGSLTQSSVLNIREGRVNVMRAKTIISMLTTTSTSYILLGSLDCARRYLALSGKELADRALELADYAREEINRIPGLYCFGEEILGKEATYNYDPTKVSIHVRHLGITGYDVENWLREQYNIEVELSDMYNILCLVTPGDTRENIDILLTALRRLSQENYSIRQANELVIKIPKIPQLTLSPRDAFYGDTEMIPFKESADRIIAEFIYVYPPGIPILLPGELITQDLIDYITEHIEVGLPVKGPEDRSIEKVKVIVETPAIF, from the coding sequence GTGGATCAAACGAAAACTCCCTTGTTTACCGCGCTTAAAGAGCATGCCGGCCGTAATCCGGTTCAGTTTCATATTCCAGGACATAAGAAAGGGGTCGGGATGGACCCGGAATTTCGAGAGTTCATCGGCGATAACGCGCTGTCCATCGACCTGATTAATATAGCTCCGCTCGACGATTTGCATCAGCCTACCGGCGTCATTGAGGAATCTCAAAAGCTCGCTGCAGAAGCGTTCGGAGCCGATCATACCTTCTTCTCCGTACAAGGGACAAGCGGCGCCATCATGACAATGATCTTAACCGTCTGCTCACAAGGAGATAAGATCATCGTCCCCCGCAACGTTCACAAATCGGTCATGTCGGCGATTATTTTCGCCGGAGCAAAGCCCGTCTTCCTGAAGCCGGTGCGGGATGATTCCTTAGGGATCGATCATGGTGTATCGACGAAGTCGGTACGGCGAGCGCTGGAAATTCACCCGGATGCCAAAGCCGTGCTGGTCATCAATCCGACTTATTATGGCGTCTGCGCCAATCTGAAGGAAATCGTCGACATCGTTCACAGTTATAACATTCCGGTGCTGGTGGATGAAGCCCACGGCGTGCTGATCCATTTCAACGATAAGCTGCCGATGTCCGCCATGCAGGCAGGCGCGGATATGGCGGCTACGAGCGTTCACAAGCTCGGCGGCTCGCTGACACAAAGCTCGGTGCTTAACATTCGCGAAGGCCGTGTCAATGTGATGCGCGCCAAGACGATCATCAGCATGCTGACGACCACCTCCACCTCGTACATTTTGCTCGGGTCGCTCGACTGCGCAAGACGCTACCTAGCTCTGAGCGGCAAAGAGCTGGCGGACCGGGCGCTTGAGCTTGCCGACTACGCACGGGAAGAAATCAACCGCATCCCTGGTCTTTACTGCTTCGGAGAAGAAATCCTGGGCAAGGAAGCCACTTACAATTACGACCCGACGAAGGTCAGCATCCATGTGCGCCATCTGGGCATTACCGGCTACGATGTGGAAAACTGGCTCCGGGAGCAGTACAATATTGAAGTTGAGCTTAGCGATATGTACAACATCTTGTGTCTGGTCACTCCTGGTGATACGCGAGAGAACATCGATATTCTTCTCACCGCCCTCCGCAGGCTCTCACAAGAGAACTACTCCATCCGTCAAGCGAATGAGCTGGTGATTAAAATTCCGAAAATACCGCAGCTCACCTTGTCTCCGCGTGACGCGTTCTACGGGGATACCGAAATGATCCCGTTCAAGGAATCCGCGGACCGCATTATCGCGGAATTCATTTACGTATACCCTCCGGGCATACCGATATTGCTGCCGGGTGAACTCATCACCCAGGACCTGATTGACTACATTACGGAGCACATCGAGGTCGGCTTGCCTGTTAAAGGGCCTGAAGACCGCAGCATTGAAAAAGTCAAAGTCATCGTGGAAACACCGGCGATTTTTTAA
- a CDS encoding MFS transporter translates to MNKQLAIIMVLLMTIFVGFGIIIPVLPDAVTGSGAENFHLGMLLSVYSLASFLMSPVWGGLSDRIGRRPLIIIGALGFSLSFFLFGLALESLWLMYVSRILGGLFSGAATACAVAYVADITTDEERTKGMGLVGMSIGLGFIFGPALGGLLSHWGTHVPFFVAAALAFGTFVFAYFKLPESLTEEKRHKPQGAKASRWSAFVGPLKYLYVLSFFVSFSLAGLEATLLLFQRDRIGATPTQLGIMFAVSGIVGALIQGGVVRRLIKKGQEARVVGLGLVLSALGFILILFSSNLLTASIYLSVFAAGNALIRPCVTSLITQKTSVGQGIASGLSSSMDSLGRILGPLLGAGVYDYSNSLPFLTGALLSVGALYLLYRFMVLDRIGTRTSSQPL, encoded by the coding sequence ATGAACAAACAGCTTGCCATAATCATGGTTCTGCTGATGACGATTTTTGTCGGCTTCGGCATAATCATTCCGGTACTTCCCGATGCCGTGACGGGATCGGGAGCGGAAAACTTTCATTTGGGTATGCTGCTCTCGGTTTACTCGCTGGCTTCTTTCCTTATGTCCCCGGTGTGGGGAGGGCTGTCCGATCGAATCGGTCGACGTCCGCTTATCATAATCGGCGCACTCGGATTCAGCCTTAGCTTCTTTCTGTTCGGCCTAGCCCTGGAAAGCCTATGGCTTATGTACGTTTCCCGCATATTGGGAGGACTGTTCTCCGGAGCCGCAACCGCCTGTGCGGTCGCATATGTTGCCGATATCACAACAGATGAGGAACGTACCAAAGGAATGGGACTTGTAGGGATGTCAATCGGGCTCGGCTTCATCTTCGGGCCTGCGCTGGGCGGCCTTCTTAGTCACTGGGGAACCCATGTGCCGTTCTTCGTTGCCGCCGCTCTCGCATTCGGTACCTTCGTGTTCGCGTACTTCAAACTGCCGGAATCGCTGACGGAAGAGAAGCGGCATAAACCTCAGGGAGCCAAAGCTTCCCGCTGGAGCGCGTTTGTCGGACCGCTCAAATATTTATACGTGCTATCCTTCTTTGTTTCATTCTCGCTAGCGGGACTGGAAGCGACGCTGCTCTTGTTCCAACGGGATCGCATCGGAGCAACGCCGACACAGCTTGGAATTATGTTCGCCGTTAGCGGCATCGTAGGAGCGTTGATCCAAGGGGGGGTCGTCCGGCGTCTTATCAAAAAAGGACAAGAGGCACGTGTGGTCGGCCTCGGTCTCGTTCTCTCGGCACTCGGCTTCATACTGATTTTGTTCTCATCGAATTTGCTTACCGCCTCGATCTATTTGAGCGTCTTTGCTGCGGGTAATGCGCTGATCCGCCCGTGCGTCACCTCGCTCATTACGCAGAAGACTTCCGTCGGGCAGGGCATCGCGTCGGGCTTAAGCTCATCCATGGACAGCTTGGGACGCATCTTAGGTCCGCTGCTCGGAGCAGGCGTTTATGATTACAGCAACAGCTTGCCTTTCCTTACCGGGGCTTTGCTGTCTGTAGGAGCACTCTATTTGCTGTACCGCTTTATGGTATTGGACCGGATTGGTACTAGAACATCAAGCCAACCGCTGTAA
- a CDS encoding DUF1054 domain-containing protein yields the protein MTAFKGFQQADFDTFTIDGLEERMKAIQTRIQPKFQAISDELLQSLSVRSGLEMFLHIAKHARRKVNPPVDTWMAIANNKRGYKQHPHFQIGLFDDRVFIWLAFIYELPNKKEIAEKFLQQASEIKRRLPSDMMLSFDHMKKDALSLSQMDEEQWEQGLKRFRDVKKAELLIGRNIMKDDPVLQDGNKFIAFTNETFNQLLPLYHLSLGIKN from the coding sequence ATGACAGCATTCAAGGGGTTTCAGCAAGCGGATTTCGATACATTTACGATTGACGGACTGGAAGAGAGAATGAAAGCCATTCAAACTCGTATTCAGCCCAAATTTCAAGCGATCAGCGATGAGCTATTACAGTCTCTTTCCGTCCGTTCGGGACTGGAGATGTTCTTACATATTGCGAAGCACGCCCGCAGAAAAGTCAATCCGCCGGTTGACACATGGATGGCTATAGCTAATAATAAACGCGGTTATAAGCAGCATCCTCATTTTCAAATCGGCCTGTTCGACGACCGGGTATTCATCTGGCTAGCGTTTATCTACGAGCTTCCGAACAAAAAAGAGATCGCAGAGAAGTTTTTGCAGCAGGCCTCCGAGATTAAACGACGTTTACCATCCGATATGATGCTTTCGTTCGATCATATGAAAAAGGATGCCCTGAGCCTCTCTCAGATGGACGAAGAACAGTGGGAACAAGGGCTTAAACGGTTTCGCGATGTAAAAAAGGCGGAGCTGCTGATCGGACGAAATATCATGAAAGACGACCCTGTACTTCAGGACGGGAACAAGTTTATTGCATTCACGAACGAAACGTTCAATCAATTGCTGCCCTTATATCATTTATCTTTGGGGATCAAAAATTAA
- a CDS encoding ABC transporter substrate-binding protein — MKKKSALLALALSGLLALSACGGSTETPNNAAGGDAAAKTVRLGIFKNVTHAPGYVALEQGLFQKHWGDNVKIEVQAFDNGSDFSTALATDQIDLGFVGPGPATNQYVKSKNFRIISGSNNGGAVLVAGTDSGINSVKDLTGKTIAIPTKGSTNEISLRLLLEENNLKVTTDTSGVQIIARAPADTLIAMRQKEIEATLIPEPWGTQMEQEGIGKVIVPWDQIPPNNGNYPLTLLVASDKFLNENRELAKQAIKANAEAIEFIKSNPDKSYELINNRLKEFSGKGMDVNLIKAALSHLNLTTDVSKEAIEQMAGVSIDAGYIKGMKKEELNLSEFLDLSLLEEVKQGK, encoded by the coding sequence ATGAAAAAAAAATCTGCACTACTCGCTTTAGCGCTGTCCGGCTTGCTGGCTCTTTCAGCATGCGGCGGCAGCACAGAAACGCCGAATAATGCTGCCGGCGGCGACGCAGCAGCTAAGACGGTTCGTCTTGGTATTTTCAAGAACGTGACGCATGCGCCAGGCTATGTAGCCCTGGAGCAAGGGTTGTTCCAAAAGCATTGGGGAGATAACGTCAAAATCGAGGTTCAAGCCTTCGACAATGGCTCCGACTTCTCCACCGCCTTGGCAACGGATCAAATCGACCTCGGCTTTGTAGGTCCCGGACCGGCTACGAACCAATATGTCAAAAGCAAAAACTTCCGCATTATCTCCGGCTCGAATAACGGAGGCGCGGTACTCGTAGCAGGTACAGATTCCGGCATCAACAGTGTGAAAGATTTGACGGGCAAGACGATCGCCATCCCGACCAAGGGCAGCACGAATGAAATTTCGCTGCGTCTCTTGCTCGAAGAGAACAACTTGAAAGTAACCACGGATACCAGCGGCGTACAAATTATCGCTCGCGCTCCGGCAGATACGCTCATCGCCATGCGCCAGAAAGAAATCGAAGCTACACTGATTCCTGAGCCGTGGGGAACGCAGATGGAGCAAGAGGGCATCGGTAAGGTCATCGTGCCTTGGGATCAAATTCCGCCGAACAACGGGAACTATCCGCTCACTCTTCTGGTCGCGAGCGATAAATTCCTGAACGAAAATCGTGAATTGGCAAAGCAAGCAATCAAAGCGAATGCGGAAGCGATCGAATTCATCAAAAGCAACCCCGACAAATCGTATGAGCTGATCAACAACCGGTTGAAAGAGTTCAGCGGCAAAGGGATGGACGTGAACCTGATCAAGGCCGCGCTTTCCCACCTGAACCTGACGACCGACGTCAGCAAAGAAGCCATTGAACAAATGGCAGGCGTATCTATCGATGCGGGCTATATCAAGGGCATGAAGAAGGAAGAGCTCAATTTAAGTGAATTCCTCGATCTTTCTTTATTGGAAGAAGTCAAGCAAGGCAAGTAA
- a CDS encoding ABC transporter permease produces the protein MSTALRRSIFLILLLIAWEAGYRIFDWGWKFPSVFQTFQAFYDGLVHGQLLEATFQSMKRLLLAFILAIVVGTVLGFLFARYRFIDDTIGFLVVALQTIPSIAWLPFAIIWFGMSDFAVIFITTLGATWTMAMASRTGIKNIPTIYIKAAHMMGTGNGLRMFYQVMVPAAFPHMMTGVRVAWAFAWRALVAGELIAKGVGLGQLLQDGRNLADTALMLCIVIIIAVLGTLSDHFCFKRLEDKLLVRYGLISNRK, from the coding sequence ATGAGTACAGCCTTAAGAAGAAGCATCTTTCTGATTCTTCTGCTGATAGCGTGGGAAGCGGGATATAGAATTTTCGACTGGGGCTGGAAATTTCCTTCCGTCTTTCAGACCTTCCAAGCTTTTTACGACGGATTGGTTCATGGACAGCTGCTGGAAGCTACCTTCCAAAGTATGAAGAGACTTTTGCTGGCCTTCATTCTGGCCATCGTGGTCGGAACAGTGCTGGGCTTTCTGTTCGCGCGTTATCGTTTCATTGATGATACCATTGGCTTTCTGGTCGTTGCGCTACAGACGATTCCAAGTATCGCTTGGCTGCCGTTCGCCATCATCTGGTTTGGGATGAGCGATTTTGCCGTTATCTTCATCACCACGCTCGGCGCGACTTGGACGATGGCCATGGCCAGCCGGACCGGAATTAAGAACATCCCGACGATTTACATTAAGGCCGCGCATATGATGGGCACCGGAAATGGGCTACGGATGTTTTATCAGGTGATGGTTCCCGCCGCTTTCCCTCATATGATGACCGGGGTGCGGGTCGCGTGGGCATTCGCTTGGCGGGCGCTTGTTGCTGGAGAACTGATCGCCAAAGGCGTAGGTCTCGGCCAGCTGCTGCAGGATGGCCGAAATTTGGCGGATACGGCGCTGATGCTGTGTATCGTCATTATCATTGCCGTACTGGGTACACTGTCCGACCATTTCTGCTTTAAGCGCCTGGAGGATAAGCTATTGGTTCGCTACGGTCTGATCAGCAATAGAAAATAA
- a CDS encoding ABC transporter ATP-binding protein: MIEIKDVSKTFHQRTGGTFTAIDNVSLTINKGEFVSLLGPSGCGKSTLLNLVAGLEQAEQGTITVNGQPCSTPGPDRVVVFQEHALFPWLTVLDNVAFGLKQKGIGKKEREAIAMEQIKAVHLSKFADRYPHELSGGMKQRAAIARALAMDPEILLMDEPFAALDEQTRLILHKELEEIWMRTRKTILFITHNIREAVILSDRVLVMSTRPGTIKKEFAVKAARPRDYSDSVLHHVEGSIMEALADELEKVVKEEMGDEYSLKKKHLSDSSADSVGSGI; the protein is encoded by the coding sequence TTGATTGAAATTAAAGACGTCAGCAAAACGTTTCATCAGCGCACCGGCGGTACCTTTACGGCCATAGATAACGTATCGCTCACGATTAACAAAGGCGAATTCGTTTCACTGCTCGGACCTTCCGGCTGCGGCAAATCGACACTGCTGAATCTCGTGGCAGGACTGGAGCAAGCGGAGCAAGGAACGATTACCGTAAATGGACAGCCGTGCAGCACGCCGGGTCCCGACCGCGTTGTCGTGTTCCAAGAACATGCGCTGTTCCCGTGGCTGACTGTTCTCGATAACGTAGCTTTCGGCTTGAAGCAAAAAGGCATAGGTAAAAAGGAACGCGAAGCGATCGCTATGGAGCAAATTAAGGCCGTGCACCTCAGCAAGTTCGCCGATCGTTACCCGCACGAGCTTTCCGGCGGTATGAAGCAAAGAGCGGCAATTGCCCGCGCGCTTGCGATGGATCCCGAAATTTTACTGATGGACGAGCCATTCGCGGCGCTGGATGAGCAGACTCGGCTGATTTTGCATAAAGAGCTGGAAGAAATTTGGATGCGTACGCGCAAGACTATTCTCTTTATTACGCATAATATCCGGGAAGCCGTCATCCTTTCGGACCGCGTGCTCGTCATGTCGACCCGACCGGGTACGATCAAGAAGGAGTTCGCCGTGAAAGCGGCCCGCCCTCGGGATTACTCCGATTCCGTCCTGCACCACGTGGAAGGCAGCATCATGGAAGCGCTGGCTGACGAGCTGGAAAAAGTGGTAAAGGAGGAAATGGGCGATGAGTACAGCCTTAAGAAGAAGCATCTTTCTGATTCTTCTGCTGATAGCGTGGGAAGCGGGATATAG
- a CDS encoding stalk domain-containing protein, whose protein sequence is MNRIKRVFWMTALIGSTFTAGVYAEDVLQRVEAYLRPDFQLVLDGKSVQLSGPPLIYEDKSYLPLAELGRLMGANILWRGETKTIYINSRINPEQRAEDRNPVYESIELYNSYSITLKYLGAEYPMLITYNNSTTNFAPYYRESDVKRMGVDTNGLNKAKERLTGAIFISESELNKRLRQTPEHVYSADYETYVISEELHPEKLKMLRSHVKNTLTINYDNIYTNKKPIIIDKVAGEADLYDYYYLETVRAQNGYVLERYSKDRLKVSKSTDWLNTGYTVNITAKTDLESEAIKREHP, encoded by the coding sequence ATGAATCGGATCAAACGCGTATTTTGGATGACCGCATTAATAGGAAGTACGTTTACCGCAGGGGTATATGCAGAAGATGTACTGCAGCGGGTAGAGGCTTATTTGCGCCCGGATTTCCAATTGGTATTGGACGGTAAGTCTGTTCAATTGTCGGGTCCGCCGCTTATTTATGAAGACAAAAGCTATTTGCCGTTAGCCGAGCTGGGCCGCTTGATGGGGGCTAACATATTATGGAGGGGTGAGACCAAGACAATTTACATCAACAGCCGGATTAACCCGGAGCAGCGGGCGGAGGATCGCAATCCGGTTTATGAATCCATCGAGCTGTACAATTCTTATTCGATCACGCTGAAATATTTAGGGGCGGAATATCCGATGCTGATCACTTACAACAATAGTACAACCAATTTTGCCCCTTATTACCGCGAGTCAGACGTCAAGCGAATGGGTGTGGATACGAATGGGCTCAATAAAGCCAAGGAACGCTTGACGGGTGCTATATTCATCAGTGAGAGCGAGCTGAATAAAAGATTGCGCCAAACCCCTGAGCATGTGTATTCTGCCGATTACGAAACATATGTTATCAGCGAGGAGCTTCATCCCGAGAAGCTGAAAATGCTGCGCAGTCATGTGAAAAACACGCTTACCATCAATTATGACAACATCTATACCAATAAAAAGCCGATTATAATTGACAAAGTTGCAGGAGAAGCGGACTTGTACGATTATTATTATCTAGAAACCGTACGTGCGCAGAATGGGTACGTACTTGAGCGCTACTCGAAGGATCGTCTTAAGGTGAGCAAAAGCACCGACTGGCTGAATACAGGCTATACTGTCAATATAACCGCTAAGACGGATTTAGAATCAGAAGCGATAAAACGGGAGCATCCATAA
- a CDS encoding LacI family DNA-binding transcriptional regulator — translation MSSVTIKDIAKLAGVSHTTVSRALNDSPLINPETKERIKAIAGSLEYTPNYSARSLVLDRSYNLGLFFSTLHTGTSAGFLYEAIKGVNDVIKDEYNLIVRGIDDYKSFHQVNRKSFDGIIVMSQSASDQPFIEYAAEKGIPLVVLNREIEHVQVMNFVPDDQTGAYRMTEYLIEQGHRRVAIIEGKEGFKSTQSRRDGYRDALKKYKLEFYEALSVQGNYDLESGYAAMNRLLDLPERPTAVFCCNDDMALGAVKAVTERGLTVPDDLSVVGFDDHLFSAFMTPALTTVRRPIEEMSRAGAEKLLTFIEFKQMETSTVFFHTELVIRDSIKTIPGGQ, via the coding sequence ATGAGCAGCGTTACGATCAAAGACATCGCTAAGCTCGCTGGCGTATCGCATACAACCGTTTCCCGGGCACTGAACGATAGTCCGCTGATCAACCCGGAAACGAAGGAAAGGATCAAAGCGATTGCGGGAAGCTTGGAGTATACTCCGAATTACAGTGCTCGCAGCTTGGTGCTGGATCGATCCTACAACTTGGGGCTGTTTTTTTCAACTCTGCATACGGGTACTTCCGCCGGTTTTTTGTACGAGGCGATCAAAGGCGTGAATGATGTCATTAAAGATGAGTATAATTTGATCGTTCGCGGGATTGACGACTATAAAAGCTTTCACCAGGTAAATCGAAAAAGCTTCGATGGCATTATTGTAATGAGTCAAAGCGCAAGCGACCAGCCGTTCATCGAATACGCAGCGGAGAAAGGCATCCCGCTCGTCGTGCTAAACCGTGAAATCGAACATGTGCAAGTCATGAATTTTGTACCGGACGATCAGACCGGTGCCTATCGGATGACCGAGTATTTAATCGAGCAGGGGCACCGCAGGGTTGCGATCATTGAGGGTAAAGAAGGCTTCAAATCGACCCAATCCCGCCGTGACGGCTATCGCGATGCGTTGAAGAAATACAAATTAGAGTTTTATGAAGCCTTGTCGGTTCAAGGAAATTACGATCTGGAAAGTGGTTATGCCGCGATGAATCGGCTTCTGGATCTGCCGGAACGTCCCACAGCCGTTTTTTGCTGTAATGACGATATGGCGCTTGGAGCAGTGAAAGCCGTGACGGAACGCGGGCTGACGGTGCCGGACGATCTTTCTGTCGTTGGTTTCGACGACCATCTGTTTTCTGCGTTCATGACGCCTGCTTTAACGACCGTTCGCAGACCGATCGAGGAGATGAGCCGGGCGGGAGCGGAAAAACTGCTTACTTTTATCGAATTCAAGCAAATGGAGACTTCTACCGTCTTCTTCCATACGGAGCTCGTCATTCGGGACTCCATCAAAACCATCCCGGGAGGCCAATAG